One genomic segment of Musa acuminata AAA Group cultivar baxijiao chromosome BXJ3-3, Cavendish_Baxijiao_AAA, whole genome shotgun sequence includes these proteins:
- the LOC103977084 gene encoding uncharacterized protein At4g06598 isoform X2 produces MGENEGFVPDQRRMANTSFRSLVPIGKQSFLPPKCPVPTLSPFYDDHGATGSRGIANANHRRTSSESFLIDEQPPWLDDLLNEPESPVKRGSHRRSSSDSFAYLSGAKVSCGITNLALEGCGQSSVATLCPWGLNELDNQRDINHYPYYVENNSSGRPQHRECESTTTMGSITLGKNKIVHSRAYPVPRERNVVPSDSDEKKDQQGSSNYPKCPSDKEDSFSKQYAADPRSAKQQFARRSRVRKLQYIAELERNVQALQAKGSGISAELEFLDRQNLILNLENKALKQRLDSLSQEQLFKRFQQEMLEQEVAHLRIFYQQHQAAPLHGHRRSTDLDSQFANLSLKHNDTDAGPDPVTNPLHI; encoded by the exons ATGGGAGAGAATGAAGGATTCGTGCCGGATCA ACGACGCATGGCAAATACTAGCTTCAGGAGTTTAGTGCCTATCGGAAAACAATCCTTTCTTCCTCCAAAATGCCCCGTTCCAACCCTATCCCCTTTTTATGATGACCATGGAGCCACAGGATCAAGGGGCATTGCTAATGCAAACCATCGGCGCACTTCATCGGAGAGTTTTCTTATTGATGAGCAACCTCCTTGGCTTGATGATTTGCTTAATGAACCTGAGAGTCCTGTGAAGAGAGGATCTCATCGTCGCTCATCTAGTGATTCTTTTGCATATCTGAGTGGGGCTAAGGTATCTTGTGGCATCACTAACCTAGCCTTGGAGGGCTGCGGGCAGAGCAGTGTTGCCACACTATGTCCATGGGGGTTGAATGAACTTGATAACCAAAGAGACATAAATCATTATCCATACTATGTGGAGAACAATTCATCTGGGAGGCCGCAACATAGAGAATGTGAGTCTACAACAACTATGGGCAGTATTACACTGGGAAAGAATAAGATTGTGCATAGTAGAGCATACCCTGTTCCGAGAGAACGCAATGTAGTGCCATCTGATAGCGATGAGAAGAAAGACCAGCAGGGATCTTCCAACTATCCAAAATGCCCCTCAGACAAGGAAGATTCCTTCTCTAAGCAGTATGCAGCTGATCCAAGGAGTGCTAAACA GCAGTTTGCTCGGCGCTCTCGGGTTCGGAAGCTTCAGTACATTGCAGAGCTAGAGAGAAATGTTCAAGCCTTACAGGCAA AAGGCTCAGGGATTTCAGCTGAACTGGAGTTTCTGGATCGACAAAATCTTATTTTGAACTTAGAGAACAAAGCGTTGAAGCAGCGTCTTGACAGTCTATCCCAGGAGCAGCTTTTTAAACGCT TCCAGCAAGAGATGCTAGAACAAGAGGTTGCTCACCTTCGAATATTTTATCAGCAACATCAGGCGGCTCCCTTACATGGACACAGGAGGAGTACAGACCTTGATTCCCAATTTGCCAATCTCTCCTTGAAGCACAATGACACGGATGCTGGACCTGACCCAGTCACAAACCCTCTTCacatttga
- the LOC103977084 gene encoding uncharacterized protein At4g06598 isoform X1 → MKDSCRITWGCDRRRMANTSFRSLVPIGKQSFLPPKCPVPTLSPFYDDHGATGSRGIANANHRRTSSESFLIDEQPPWLDDLLNEPESPVKRGSHRRSSSDSFAYLSGAKVSCGITNLALEGCGQSSVATLCPWGLNELDNQRDINHYPYYVENNSSGRPQHRECESTTTMGSITLGKNKIVHSRAYPVPRERNVVPSDSDEKKDQQGSSNYPKCPSDKEDSFSKQYAADPRSAKQQFARRSRVRKLQYIAELERNVQALQAKGSGISAELEFLDRQNLILNLENKALKQRLDSLSQEQLFKRFQQEMLEQEVAHLRIFYQQHQAAPLHGHRRSTDLDSQFANLSLKHNDTDAGPDPVTNPLHI, encoded by the exons ATGAAGGATTCGTGCCGGATCA CTTGGGGTTGTGATAGACGACGCATGGCAAATACTAGCTTCAGGAGTTTAGTGCCTATCGGAAAACAATCCTTTCTTCCTCCAAAATGCCCCGTTCCAACCCTATCCCCTTTTTATGATGACCATGGAGCCACAGGATCAAGGGGCATTGCTAATGCAAACCATCGGCGCACTTCATCGGAGAGTTTTCTTATTGATGAGCAACCTCCTTGGCTTGATGATTTGCTTAATGAACCTGAGAGTCCTGTGAAGAGAGGATCTCATCGTCGCTCATCTAGTGATTCTTTTGCATATCTGAGTGGGGCTAAGGTATCTTGTGGCATCACTAACCTAGCCTTGGAGGGCTGCGGGCAGAGCAGTGTTGCCACACTATGTCCATGGGGGTTGAATGAACTTGATAACCAAAGAGACATAAATCATTATCCATACTATGTGGAGAACAATTCATCTGGGAGGCCGCAACATAGAGAATGTGAGTCTACAACAACTATGGGCAGTATTACACTGGGAAAGAATAAGATTGTGCATAGTAGAGCATACCCTGTTCCGAGAGAACGCAATGTAGTGCCATCTGATAGCGATGAGAAGAAAGACCAGCAGGGATCTTCCAACTATCCAAAATGCCCCTCAGACAAGGAAGATTCCTTCTCTAAGCAGTATGCAGCTGATCCAAGGAGTGCTAAACA GCAGTTTGCTCGGCGCTCTCGGGTTCGGAAGCTTCAGTACATTGCAGAGCTAGAGAGAAATGTTCAAGCCTTACAGGCAA AAGGCTCAGGGATTTCAGCTGAACTGGAGTTTCTGGATCGACAAAATCTTATTTTGAACTTAGAGAACAAAGCGTTGAAGCAGCGTCTTGACAGTCTATCCCAGGAGCAGCTTTTTAAACGCT TCCAGCAAGAGATGCTAGAACAAGAGGTTGCTCACCTTCGAATATTTTATCAGCAACATCAGGCGGCTCCCTTACATGGACACAGGAGGAGTACAGACCTTGATTCCCAATTTGCCAATCTCTCCTTGAAGCACAATGACACGGATGCTGGACCTGACCCAGTCACAAACCCTCTTCacatttga
- the LOC103977083 gene encoding uncharacterized protein LOC103977083 yields the protein MGLEQGGEPNRHGNRGTNHELLGLLRMTSERSDSSDVRIAWLQSQLIGHDVVFDTPFGERLLIYADHTASGRSLHYIENYILQYVLPVYGNTHTDDSFVGSKTTRMVHEAADYIKRCMGGGAEDALMFCGSGSSAAIKRLQEVIGIAVPSTMRERIVASLSDEERWVVFVGPYEHHSNLLSWRQTTAEVVEIGMDENGLLDMEALRLHLTSSKYANRPMLGSFSACSNVTGILADTRSLARLLHDHGAFACFDFAASGPYVDIDMRSGDMEGYDAVFLSPHKFVGGPGTSGILLTNKALYQLKTSPPSTCGGGTVAYVNGFDEKDTLYHADVEEREDSGTPPIIQKIRAALAFWVKEYIGHDLITLREQVYTETALGRLLSNPNIEVLGDTSVKRLPIFSFLVFPSSQGRKTEGKPLHGRFVAKLLNDLFGIQARGGCACAGPYGHHLLGVDTDLSLRIRSAIHEGYNGLKPGWTRVSFTYYTSKEESTYVLAAIEFVAAHGDRFLPLYHFDWVTGDWTFRKRAFKYHRMKEELEDSCRRLFGDATTGAKKERTPCPKPGREGSASARMKRFESYLEGARRIALSLPERTGCGSAPEEIDPNLITFRI from the exons ATGGGTTTGGAGCAAGGTGGAGAGCCGAACAGGCATGGCAATCGAGGCACGAACCATGAGCTGTTGGGCTTGCTTAGGATGACGTCCGAGAGAAGCGACTCGTCCGATGTGAGGATCGCGTGGTTGCAATCTCAGTTGATCGGCCACGATGTGGTGTTCGACACCCCTTTCGGAGAGCGCCTCCTGATCTATGCTGACCATACTGCGTCGGGAAGGAGTTTGCATTACATTGAGAACTATATCCTGCAATATGTTCTCCCTGTTTATG GAAACACTCACACGGACGATAGCTTCGTGGGGAGCAAAACCACAAGAATGGTGCACGAGGCAGCAGATTACATCAAGCGATGCATGGGCGGAGGAGCCGAGGATGCGCTCATGTTCTGTGGCTCGGGCTCCTCCGCGGCCATCAAGCGCCTGCAAGAGGTGATCGGGATAGCAGTGCCTTCCACCATGAGAGAGAGGATCGTCGCGAGCTTAAGCGACGAAGAGAGGTGGGTGGTCTTCGTCGGGCCGTACGAGCACCATTCCAACCTCCTGTCATGGCGGCAAACCACGGCGGAAGTGGTGGAGATCGGCATGGACGAGAACGGCCTGCTCGACATGGAGGCCTTGAGGCTCCACCTCACGTCCTCCAAGTACGCCAACCGCCCGATGCTGGGATCGTTCTCGGCTTGCAGCAATGTCACCGGAATTCTGGCCGACACCCGCTCATTGGCTCGCCTCCTTCACGACCACGGCGCCTTCGCTTGCTTTGACTTCGCTGCCAG TGGCCCATACGTGGACATCGACATGCGATCGGGAGACATGGAAGGATATGATGCGGTGTTTCTCAGCCCACACAAGTTCGTGGGAGGCCCCGGAACTTCCGGGATCCTTCTGACGAACAAAGCTCTGTATCAGCTCAAGACTTCCCCACCTTCCACTTGTGGAGGTGGCACTGTCGCGTACGTCAATGGATTTGACGAGAAG GACACTCTGTACCACGCTGACGTCGAAGAGAGGGAGGACAGTGGAACTCCACCGATCATTCAAAAGATCCGAGCTGCACTGGCCTTCTGGGTGAAGGAGTACATCGGCCATGATCTCATAACCCTCCGGGAGCAGGTCTACACCGAGACAGCACTCGGAAGGCTCCTCTCGAACCCAAACATCGAAGTTCTTGGCGACACGTCGGTCAAAAGGCTACCCATATTCTCCTTCCTCGTCTTCCCTTCTTCGCAGGGAAGGAAGACGGAGGGGAAACCCCTGCACGGGCGTTTCGTCGCGAAgctgctcaatgacctcttcggCATCCAGGCTCGCGGTGGGTGCGCCTGTGCCGGTCCCTACGGCCACCATCTCCTGGGAGTAGACACGGATCTCTCTCTTCGTATCCGGTCGGCTATTCATGAG GGATACAACGGGCTGAAACCTGGGTGGACGAGGGTCAGCTTCACCTACTACACGTCCAAGGAGGAGTCTACCTACGTTCTCGCCGCGATCGAGTTCGTCGCCGCGCACGGGGATCGGTTCCTCCCTCTCTACCATTTCGATTGGGTCACCGGCGACTGGACCTTCCGTAAGCGTGCGTTCAAGTACCATAGGATGAAGGAGGAGCTGGAAGATTCGTGTCGACGTTTGTTTGGAGATGCTACCACCGGTGCGAAGAAGGAGAGGACACCGTGTCCGAAACCAGGAAGAGAAGGAAGTGCAAGTGCGAGGATGAAGCGATTCGAGAGTTACTTAGAAGGTGCTCGACGAATTGCCCTGTCGCTCCCGGAGCGCACAGGCTGTGGCAGTGCGCCAGAGGAGATTGATCCCAACCTCATAACCTTCAGAATCTAA
- the LOC103977084 gene encoding uncharacterized protein At4g06598 isoform X3 encodes MANTSFRSLVPIGKQSFLPPKCPVPTLSPFYDDHGATGSRGIANANHRRTSSESFLIDEQPPWLDDLLNEPESPVKRGSHRRSSSDSFAYLSGAKVSCGITNLALEGCGQSSVATLCPWGLNELDNQRDINHYPYYVENNSSGRPQHRECESTTTMGSITLGKNKIVHSRAYPVPRERNVVPSDSDEKKDQQGSSNYPKCPSDKEDSFSKQYAADPRSAKQQFARRSRVRKLQYIAELERNVQALQAKGSGISAELEFLDRQNLILNLENKALKQRLDSLSQEQLFKRFQQEMLEQEVAHLRIFYQQHQAAPLHGHRRSTDLDSQFANLSLKHNDTDAGPDPVTNPLHI; translated from the exons ATGGCAAATACTAGCTTCAGGAGTTTAGTGCCTATCGGAAAACAATCCTTTCTTCCTCCAAAATGCCCCGTTCCAACCCTATCCCCTTTTTATGATGACCATGGAGCCACAGGATCAAGGGGCATTGCTAATGCAAACCATCGGCGCACTTCATCGGAGAGTTTTCTTATTGATGAGCAACCTCCTTGGCTTGATGATTTGCTTAATGAACCTGAGAGTCCTGTGAAGAGAGGATCTCATCGTCGCTCATCTAGTGATTCTTTTGCATATCTGAGTGGGGCTAAGGTATCTTGTGGCATCACTAACCTAGCCTTGGAGGGCTGCGGGCAGAGCAGTGTTGCCACACTATGTCCATGGGGGTTGAATGAACTTGATAACCAAAGAGACATAAATCATTATCCATACTATGTGGAGAACAATTCATCTGGGAGGCCGCAACATAGAGAATGTGAGTCTACAACAACTATGGGCAGTATTACACTGGGAAAGAATAAGATTGTGCATAGTAGAGCATACCCTGTTCCGAGAGAACGCAATGTAGTGCCATCTGATAGCGATGAGAAGAAAGACCAGCAGGGATCTTCCAACTATCCAAAATGCCCCTCAGACAAGGAAGATTCCTTCTCTAAGCAGTATGCAGCTGATCCAAGGAGTGCTAAACA GCAGTTTGCTCGGCGCTCTCGGGTTCGGAAGCTTCAGTACATTGCAGAGCTAGAGAGAAATGTTCAAGCCTTACAGGCAA AAGGCTCAGGGATTTCAGCTGAACTGGAGTTTCTGGATCGACAAAATCTTATTTTGAACTTAGAGAACAAAGCGTTGAAGCAGCGTCTTGACAGTCTATCCCAGGAGCAGCTTTTTAAACGCT TCCAGCAAGAGATGCTAGAACAAGAGGTTGCTCACCTTCGAATATTTTATCAGCAACATCAGGCGGCTCCCTTACATGGACACAGGAGGAGTACAGACCTTGATTCCCAATTTGCCAATCTCTCCTTGAAGCACAATGACACGGATGCTGGACCTGACCCAGTCACAAACCCTCTTCacatttga